In Desulfovibrio sp. Fe33, the genomic window GCCCTTTTCATTTGATTCGGACTCTGCCTTCATTCCTTGGTACGCCTTCGGGCACGGACCATGGGGTGGGGCAAATGGTTTTTTCATCCAAACGTTCTTGCCTTATCGACTGTATGCCGGATACAAGGGGCGGGCGTAAGGCGGCCTCCGCGAATCGCGGAGCAGCGCCGAAAAATGGAGATTCCAGGGGATAATGTCCAACGATCTCCGAGCCGCCGTAGGCTTTTCGTATTCTTTTCGGCACAACCGGGTCGCTTGAACGAGCGGGCCGTATTGATATAAGGACGGATCTCCAGTGCACGGGGCACGGCGGGAGCGCCTGCCGGGAGCGGTGAAAAAGCCGTGACCGTTGAGAGTGGCGCGAGGATCGCCGGTACCCGATTGGGCTGGGAAGCCATTCGCATCCACATTTTACCCCTAGAGGATATCACCATGGAAGAGCTGTTTATCCAAGACCCGGCGGTTGCCTCCGCCATTGCCGACGAGATTGACCGCGAGGTCTCCAAGCTGGAGCTCATCGCCAGCGAAAACTTTGTTTCCACCGCCGTCCGCCAGGCCCAGGGGTCTGTCATGACCCACAAATACGCCGAAGGCTATCCGGGCAAGCGTTGGTATGGTGGATGCGAGTTCGTGGACGAGGTCGAGGATCTGGCCCGCGAGCGCGCCAAGGAGCTGTTCGGCGCGACCTACGCCAACGTCCAGCCGCACTCCGGCTCCCAGGCCAACATGGCCGTCTATTTCGCGGCCTGCAAGCCCGGCGACACCGTCCTCGGCATGGACCTGTCCCACGGCGGCCATCTGACCCACGGCTCCCCGGTCAACTTCTCGGGCAAGCTCTTCAACATGGTTCATTACGGCGTGGACAGGGAAACCCAGACCATCGACTACGACGCGGTGGAGGCCCTGGCCAAGGAACACCGGCCGACCATGATTATCGCCGGTGCGTCCGCCTACCCGCGCATCATCGATTTCGCCCGCTTCCGCGCCATCGCCGATGAAGTCGGCGCCAAGCTGATGGTCGACATGGCCCACATCGCGGGCCTCATCGCCGCTGGCGAGCATCCGTCCTGCATCGAATACGCTCACTACACCACCACCACGACCCACAAGACCCTGCGTGGACCGCGCGGCGGCATGATCCTCAGCTCCGACGATCTGGAGCAGGAGCTCAACTCCAACATCTTCCCCGGCATCCAGGGCGGCCCGCTGATGCACGTCATCGCAGCCAAGGCCGTTGCCTTCGGCGAGGCCCTGTCCCCCGGATTCGTCGAGTACCAGCAGCAGGTCGTCCGCAACGCCAAGCAGTTGGCCGCTGCTCTGACCGAGGCCGGTTACAAGCTCGTCTCCGGCGGCACCGACAACCACATGATGCTCCTTGACCTGTCCGACAAGGACTACACCGGCAAGGACGCTCAGATCGCCCTGGACAAGGCTGGCATCACCGCCAACAAGAACACCATCCCGTTCGAGACCAAGTCTCCCTTCCAGACCTCCGGTATCCGTCTGGGCACTCCGGCCCTGACCACCCGCGGCATGATCGAAGAAGACATGATCGTGGTCGGCGAAGCCATTGTGGCTGCCCTCGAAAACATGAACGACGACAAGACCCTTGCCGAGATCGCCAAGGAAGTCGAGGAGTTCGCCCGCGAGTTCCCCCTCTTTGCCTGGTAGACCGGCTTACATTCGATTTGAAGGCCCCGGCCCGCGTTTGCGGACCGGGGCTTTTCATTGGGATTTATATTCCCCCGTTTTAGAGCAGAACGCCGGGGAGCGAAAAGTCAGCGCCCAAGGCCCTTGCATGGGATGCAAGGGGGCGAGCCCTTGCCCGCCGGAGGCAAAATCATCCGACTATCGCCGCAAAGCGGCTTTCAACTTCTGATTCCCCTCTTCAAAAAACTAAGGAGGAGTTCCCTTTCTATTCGCCTCGGTGGACAGAATTTGTTGCCCAGCGCTTCGCGGGTCGTTTACTTGAGGGTCTGGTTCAGGAATCCGGTGAACCGCGCCCAGGACTTCTCGTCCGCGCTTTTGCGGTAGCGGTCCGTGCCGAACACGCTGAAGGCGTGGGGCGCGCCGCTATAGGTGGTCATTTCGTGGGGGACGCCCGCGGATTCGAGTTCTTCGGCCAGGCTCGCGAACTGGCTCATGGGCACGGACTGGTCCGCCGTGCCGTGGAAGACCAGGATGAAGCCTTTGGCGGCAGTGTAGTCCTGCCCCTCCGGCGTGGCCAGGCCGCCGTGGAAGGGCACGAACGCCTTGAGTTCAGCCCCGGACCTCGCCAGCTCCAAGACCGCTGTGCCGCCGAAGCAGTACCCCATGGCCACGGCGTTGGACAGATCGGCGCCCAGGGAGGCCGCCTTGTTCAATCCGGCCGTGAGCCGCTCGCGCATGGCCTGGCGGTCAGCGTACAGCTCTCCGGTCAGCCTCCGGCGTTCGTCGGTGCTTTCCGGGCGCACGCCCTTGCCGAACAGGTCCACGGCGAACACGGCGTAGCCCCGGTCGGCGAGCATTCCGGCCCGTTTTACCTCATAGTCCGTAAGGCCGTCCCAATCGTGGACCAGAAGGACCAGCGGAGCCTTGTCCGCCGGGGTGATGTAGTATCCTTCGAACGTCCGGCCGCCGACCTCGTACTCCGCAGGTTGCCCGTCCAAGGCCTGCGCGATTTGGGGGATCAGCAGCAGCGACAGTATAATGAGCAGCTTTTTCATGGGGGGCTCCTTTTTTGTATGGGTATACTGCCGGGAGCATATCACGGTATGGCGGCCGCGGGCGAGATAAATGAGCGTCGCGCCTTCGGCGTTTGGCTTGACTGGAAGGACTGCGCTCTCCGCGTGATAAAACGGAGGCCCGGCTCAATACCGGGCTTCTATCCTGGCGGTGGTGCCGTCGCGGCGCATGTCGCGCAGGGCGGCGTTGATTTTTTGCAGGGTTTCGGTTTGGCGCATGAATCTGGTGAAGCCGATGTAGTTGTCGTCGCGGATGAATGGCGGGTCGAGGATGACGAATTGCTCGCGGTTTTCCATGAGCGTCTTGTCGCGAGCCTCGGCGAATCGAACGGATGCCGGTCCTGGTCCCATCAGGGCCGCGTCGATGCGGCCGGCCAGGAGCATACGCAGCCGTTTGACCGCCCCGGAATCTTCGCTGGGAATGAATATCCCGCCCTTGGCCCGGTCGAACTCGTCCCCGTAGGAGGCTCCGCGCGTGACGCCCAGGACTTTGCCCCGCAGGTCCTCCACGGAGCGGTAGGGAAACTCGTTTCCCTTGAGGACCACCAGCAGCATTTCGTCCACATACATGACCTCGGAGAAGTCGAACAACGTCTGCCGTTCACGGTTTTTGGACAGGCCGACTATTCCTCCCCGGTCCTCCAAGGCGTTCATGTAGGCGCGTTTCCACGGCATGAGCCGGATGTCGAAGGTGAGGCCGGTGCGCGCTTCGATCTCGTGCAGCAGGTCCACCAGGATGCCTCTGGGGCGGCCTTCCTCGATCCAGGATTTGGGCGGCTTGGCATCGTTGCCGAAGACAATGATGGGATCGCCCGCCTGCACTTGTGCTGCAATGAGGACAGCGAGAGCCGTCAGGAGGACGAAGATGCGCATATGCCGATCCTTGTACGAGCGTATTGGGGGAACCCATAAATTCAACTCCCCGGTTTCGCCGCAGAACGTCGCGGAGCGAAAAAGCCCGCGCCAAAGGCGCGTACAGGGGGTTGAAGGGGGAGTTCCCTTATTCTTCGGGCGGCGTCTCCATCCCGCACCCGGAACACTGCCCGCATCCCTTGCGGGAACAGCCGGGGCTGACTTTGGCGGCCTTGGCGCGTTCCCATTCCTTCCACATGTGTTCGCGCTTCACGCCGATATCAACGACTTCCCAGGGGAAGGGCTCGTCCCGATCCCGCTCGCGGTCAAGTATATTCGCGGCGTCGCCGTCCCACAACTTGAGCGCCTTTTTCCAGCCGCCGTGGTCCGCGGCGAGCAGGATGAATTCGGCCAGCTCCTCGCCGCCGCGCGCCAGCAGCCCCTGGAGGCGCGCCTGGAACGGGTCGTCGTGCTGGAGGGTCACTCCCTTGTAGGGCTTGACCATCTTGACCAGCCCCTTCATGCGTTCATTCAGGGCGTCTTCGCTCGCCATGGGCGCCCATTGGAACGGCGTGAACGGCTTGGGTACCAGGGAGCTGACCCCGATGGTGATGCGCATGAATTGTTTTTTTCTTCCGCCCGGCTCTTCACTCCTGATACGCACTATCTCTTGGAGGAATTCGGCCAGTTCGGCATAGTCCTCCTCGGTCTCGCCGGGCCAGCCCGCGATCATGTAGATTTTGAGGTGGTTCACGCCGTAGCGGGCGCAAAGCCGGACCGCGTTGAGAAAATCCTGTGGGTCGAGTTTTTTGCTCATCATCCGCCGCAGCCGTTCGCTGGCCCCCTCGAGCGCCAGGGTCACGGTGCGGATGCCGCGTTCCCGCAAATAGACGAGCAGCTCCTCGGTTATGCCGTCCGCGCGCATGGACGACAGGGAGAATTTCTTTTTGCGCTCATGGAGCCATTTGAGGAACGGGAGAAGATCGGGCCAGTCGGTCAGGGCGGTGCCCACCAGTCCGACCTTGGGCGGGTCGGACAGCTCCACGATGCGCTTCAGCTCGTCGAGTTCGGCGTGGCGGGGCGGACGGTAAATGTAGCCCGCCGCGCAGAAACGGCACCCGTATGGGCATCCCCGGTTGACTTCGAGCAGGAGGGTGTCCCGGAAGGCCGCCTTGTTGGAGATGAAGCAGGAGAACGCCGGGTCGGTCAAATGACCGGGACCGCCGGAGACGATGCGCCGTACCGGGGTTTTGGAACGGCCGGGCACGTACACGCCCTCCATGTCCTTGACCGCTTCGAGGATGGCCTCCTTGTCCGCGCCGTCAAAGACCAGCCGCCTGAGGGTGTCGAAAAACGTAAGAAACCGGTCTTCGGCCTCGCCCGCCCAGAAACAGTCCACGAACGGGGCGATGGGAGCCGGGTTGAGGAAGGCCACCGGACCTCCCGCAATGACCAGGGGAAGAGATGGGCGTTCCGCCGCCAGCGGCGGAACGCCCGCTGCCCGGAGCGTTCGAGGCAGGCTGAGGAAATCCTCCTCGAACGTGATGCTCCAGGCTATTACAGGGAATGAGGATAGTGGGCTCTTTGATTCGCGCGTTTTGGGTTCCGCGCCGTCGGTCCCTCCAAGCTTGTCGGGGAAGACCCGTTCAACGGCCAGACCTGAGGCTTCGGACAGCGTCCGGTAAACGGCTTGCCAGCCGAGCGCCGACAGGGCGGCCTTGTCGCCTCCGGGGACGGCCAGCGCCACGGGCAGCCGTCCACCGAGGTCGGGAGCCTTGGGCTCCGACACGCCGAGATACAGGGTGCGGGTACCGATGGTGCACCCCCTTAAACACGCATCATAACGCGTCTAGTCCACGTTCTTGCGAATGAACGCGGGGACGTCGAGGTTGTCTTCCTCGAAGATGAACTCCTCTTCGCCGGGACCGGCCACGGCGCGCTGAGTCACCTGCCGGTTGGGCAGCTCCGTGGTGTTCAGTTCGCCACCGGCCTTGCGCAGGTACGCGGGAATGTTGCGGTCCGTGTTCAGGACACGCTGGTGCCCGGCGCGGCGCGGCTGTTCCGCGCTCTTGGTCACGCCCCGGGGTCCGAGGAGCAGAAGTTTCTGCTGTTCCGCCTTGGACAGGACCGGTTCCGGCTCCTCCATGGCGGGCTCGATGCCCGTGGCGATGACGGTGATGCGCATTTCGTCGCCCGCGTCGGGATCGAAGACCGTGCCGAAGAAGATTTCGGCGTCGTCGTGGGCTTCCTTGTAGATGATGTCGGCGGCTTCGGAGACTTCGTCGATGAGCATGTCCGGGCCACAGGTGATGTTGATGAGCACGCCCTTGGCACCTTCGATGGAGACGTCCTCCAGCAGGGGGCTGGTGATGGCCTTCATGGCGGCTTCCTTGGCGCGGGATTCGCCCGAAGCGATGCCGGTGCCCATGAGCGCCATGCCGGAGTTGGACATGGCGGCCTTGACGTCGGCGAAGTCCAGGTTGATGAGACCGTGCACGGTAATCAGGTCGGCGATGCCCTTGACCGCGTAGTACAGGACTTCATCGGCCTTCTTGAGCATGTCGGAGAAGGAGGCCTTCTTGGCGGCGAGCTGAAGGAGCCGGTCGTTGGGGATGGTGATGATGGAATCCACCACATCCGCCAGGGCGCGGGTGCCTTCCTCGGCCTGCTGGAGCCTGCGTTTGCCCTCGAAGTAGAAGGGCTTGGTGACGACGCCTACGGTCAGCGCGCCCAGCTCCTTGGCCACCTGGGCCACCACCGGGGCGGAGCCGGTGCCCGTGCCGCCGCCCATGCCGGCGGTGATGAAGACCATGTCGGAGCCGTCGAGCGCCTCGCGGATCTGGTCCATGGACTCTTCGGCCGCGGACCTGCCGATCTCGGGGTTGGCTCCTGCGCCGAGTCCCTTGGTCAGCTTTTCGCCGATCTGGATCTTGTGTTCGGCCAGGGACTTGTGGATGTCCTGCGCGTCGGTGTTGGCAACGATGAACTTCACGCCCTTGAGCGCGGACTGGATCATGTTGTTGACCGCGTTTCCGCCGCCGCCGCCGCAACCAACGACTTTGATCTTGGCGTTGGTTTCATGTTCGATTTCGAAATATTCCATTCCAATGTCCTCCTCAGTTTTTCCCTGTTGAGAGTTTCCCTGTATCCTCAAAGTCGTTCCGGTCTATGCGATGTCCGAGAACCACTTCTTCATCCTTCCGACGATGCGGTCGAAGCCGGAATCGTCGCGTATTTTGAAGGGCCGGACCCTGTTGTGGAGGCCTTCCTCCTCGGCCCCGTGGAGCAGCAGTCCGACGGCCGTGGCGTACTTGGGGCTCCTGACTTCCTCGGCCAGGCCGCCGATTCGCTCGGCGGGCACGCCCATGCGCACCGGCAGGTCGAAGATCTGTTCGGCCAGTTCCTGCATACCGTCGATGAGCACCGTGCCGCCGGTCAGGACAACGCCCGCGGCGATCATGTTCTTGAACCCGGATTTGATCAACTCCTGGTCCACCAGGGCGAGTATTTCCTCGCAGCGCGGCTCGCAGATTTCGGCCAGCACGCGTTTGCTCATGCGGCGCGACTCGCGTCCGCCCACGCTGGGGACCTCGATGATCTCCTCGCTGGTGACCAGGTCGGCCATGGCGCAGCCGTATTCCATCTTGATCTTTTCAGCCGACATCATGGGCGTGCGCAGCCCGTAGGCGATGTCGTTGGTCAGGTTGTGGCCGCCCAGCGCGAGCACGCTCGTGTGTTTGATGGAGTCCTTGGAGAAGACCGCGATGTCCGTGGTCCCGCCGCCGATGTCCACCAGCGCGACGCCGATTTCGCGTTCTTCGGCGGAGAGCACTGCCTTGCTGGAGGCCAGCGACTCCAGAACGATGTTCGACACGTCGAGCCCGGACCTGTTGCAGGAGCGGATGATGTTCTGGGCCGACGTCACCGCGCCGGTGACGATGTGGACCTTGACCTCGAGGCGTACGCCCGCCATGCCGAGCGGGTCGGCGATGCCGCGCTGGTCGTCCACGATGAATTCCTGGGGCAGGGTATGCAGCACTTCGCGGTCCATGGGGATGGCGATGGCCTTGGCGGCTTCGATGACCCGGTCTACGTCGCGCTGGGTGACTTCGCCGCCCTTGACCGCGATGACGCCGTGGGAGTTGAAGCCCTGAATGTGGCTGCCCGCAATCCCCGCGTACACGGTGCGGATGTCGCAGCCCGCCATGAGTTCGGCGTCCTCCAGGGACTTCTTGATGCACTGGACCGTCTTTTCGATGTTGACCACCACGCCGCGGCGCAACCCGGTCGAAGGGGCCGTGCCGATGCCGATGATGTCGACGCCGTTGTCCGTGGCTTCGCCGACTACGGTGCATATCTTGGTGGTGCCTACGTCCAGGCCCACTATGAGATCGTTTCTAGCCATACTGACTCCTCTGTTGTTCCCTGTGAGATATCTATGCGCGTTCAGCCCGCTGCCTGGGCGGACCGCTTCTTTATCCAGATCTTGTCGCCGCTGGCCGCGATAATGGCCGCGTCGTCGAATTCATTTCGCCGCAGGAGGTCTCTCCAGACCACTTTGAGCCGTTCGAGTTGGACCTCCCACCGGTCCATGGAAAGTTTCACCGTCAATCCCTGGCCGCCTCCCGCGCCGTCGAGGTAGATTTCCAGTTCGTGGGCGCTGGTCAGTTTGATCCATGCGGCCTGGGCCTGCGTGAACGGGGTCTCGCGGTCGGCCATTTTCTTGAGGACGCCGGACAGGACCTCGGGGGCGTCGGACAGGTCTTCCGCAATGCTCAGGACCGGCAGGGAAGCCTGTTCGCCGGGATGCATGGGCGCAATGACGCGGCCGCGCGCGTCGGCGAAATACAAACCGTCGCCCTGGCGCGTCCAGAAGGCCGGGACCTTTTCGCGCACGGTGATGAGGAGCCGGTTGGGCAGCTCCCTGCGGACCGTCACGGAATCGATCCACGGATTTGCGTCCAGCCGGTTTTTGACCTCGCCCACGTTCATGGCCAGGCAATTGAGGCCAAGCCCCACCTTGGAGATTTCGAGGATGTTCTCGTAGCTCAGCCGGTCGTTGCCCGCAACGCGGATCACCTTGAGGTCGAAATAGGGGTGCGTGGTGATGTAGCGGTAGCCGAAGAGCAGCCCCACGCCGAGCACGGCGACGAGGGACAGGGCCAGGCTGGCCATGACCAGGCGGACGATGAACTTGCCCGCTCCCGCCAGCCTGCGCGGAGAACCGCTCCCCGCCAGCAGGGTGTTGGCGGATTTCGGGCGCTTGCGGGTCTTGTTGCGCCCGGCGCCTTTTCCGCTGAGATTCAGTCGGCTCTGTTTGCCCATGGTCAGGGTGCTCACAGTACGATGACCTCCGGTTCGAGAGTTGTGCCGAATAGTTCTTCGACCCGCTTGCGGCCCATTTCCATGAGCTCAAGGGCGTCGGCGGCAGTGCCGCTTCCGAGATTGACGAGAAAATTCGCGTGTATTTCCGAGAAGGCCATGCCGCCGAGCCGCGCACCCTTCATGCCCGCCTTGTCCAGAAGTCTGCCCGCGCTCTGTTCCGGCGGATTCTTGAAGACGCAGCCCGCGCTTCGGGCCGTAACCGGCTGGGTGGCTTTCTTCTTCCGGTAGACGTCGCGCATGGCCGAGCGCACGGCCTTGGGCTCGGAATCT contains:
- the glyA gene encoding serine hydroxymethyltransferase — its product is MEELFIQDPAVASAIADEIDREVSKLELIASENFVSTAVRQAQGSVMTHKYAEGYPGKRWYGGCEFVDEVEDLARERAKELFGATYANVQPHSGSQANMAVYFAACKPGDTVLGMDLSHGGHLTHGSPVNFSGKLFNMVHYGVDRETQTIDYDAVEALAKEHRPTMIIAGASAYPRIIDFARFRAIADEVGAKLMVDMAHIAGLIAAGEHPSCIEYAHYTTTTTHKTLRGPRGGMILSSDDLEQELNSNIFPGIQGGPLMHVIAAKAVAFGEALSPGFVEYQQQVVRNAKQLAAALTEAGYKLVSGGTDNHMMLLDLSDKDYTGKDAQIALDKAGITANKNTIPFETKSPFQTSGIRLGTPALTTRGMIEEDMIVVGEAIVAALENMNDDKTLAEIAKEVEEFAREFPLFAW
- a CDS encoding substrate-binding periplasmic protein, which encodes MRIFVLLTALAVLIAAQVQAGDPIIVFGNDAKPPKSWIEEGRPRGILVDLLHEIEARTGLTFDIRLMPWKRAYMNALEDRGGIVGLSKNRERQTLFDFSEVMYVDEMLLVVLKGNEFPYRSVEDLRGKVLGVTRGASYGDEFDRAKGGIFIPSEDSGAVKRLRMLLAGRIDAALMGPGPASVRFAEARDKTLMENREQFVILDPPFIRDDNYIGFTRFMRQTETLQKINAALRDMRRDGTTARIEARY
- the ftsA gene encoding cell division protein FtsA, with the protein product MARNDLIVGLDVGTTKICTVVGEATDNGVDIIGIGTAPSTGLRRGVVVNIEKTVQCIKKSLEDAELMAGCDIRTVYAGIAGSHIQGFNSHGVIAVKGGEVTQRDVDRVIEAAKAIAIPMDREVLHTLPQEFIVDDQRGIADPLGMAGVRLEVKVHIVTGAVTSAQNIIRSCNRSGLDVSNIVLESLASSKAVLSAEEREIGVALVDIGGGTTDIAVFSKDSIKHTSVLALGGHNLTNDIAYGLRTPMMSAEKIKMEYGCAMADLVTSEEIIEVPSVGGRESRRMSKRVLAEICEPRCEEILALVDQELIKSGFKNMIAAGVVLTGGTVLIDGMQELAEQIFDLPVRMGVPAERIGGLAEEVRSPKYATAVGLLLHGAEEEGLHNRVRPFKIRDDSGFDRIVGRMKKWFSDIA
- a CDS encoding radical SAM protein — its product is MSEPKAPDLGGRLPVALAVPGGDKAALSALGWQAVYRTLSEASGLAVERVFPDKLGGTDGAEPKTRESKSPLSSFPVIAWSITFEEDFLSLPRTLRAAGVPPLAAERPSLPLVIAGGPVAFLNPAPIAPFVDCFWAGEAEDRFLTFFDTLRRLVFDGADKEAILEAVKDMEGVYVPGRSKTPVRRIVSGGPGHLTDPAFSCFISNKAAFRDTLLLEVNRGCPYGCRFCAAGYIYRPPRHAELDELKRIVELSDPPKVGLVGTALTDWPDLLPFLKWLHERKKKFSLSSMRADGITEELLVYLRERGIRTVTLALEGASERLRRMMSKKLDPQDFLNAVRLCARYGVNHLKIYMIAGWPGETEEDYAELAEFLQEIVRIRSEEPGGRKKQFMRITIGVSSLVPKPFTPFQWAPMASEDALNERMKGLVKMVKPYKGVTLQHDDPFQARLQGLLARGGEELAEFILLAADHGGWKKALKLWDGDAANILDRERDRDEPFPWEVVDIGVKREHMWKEWERAKAAKVSPGCSRKGCGQCSGCGMETPPEE
- a CDS encoding cell division protein FtsQ/DivIB — translated: MSTLTMGKQSRLNLSGKGAGRNKTRKRPKSANTLLAGSGSPRRLAGAGKFIVRLVMASLALSLVAVLGVGLLFGYRYITTHPYFDLKVIRVAGNDRLSYENILEISKVGLGLNCLAMNVGEVKNRLDANPWIDSVTVRRELPNRLLITVREKVPAFWTRQGDGLYFADARGRVIAPMHPGEQASLPVLSIAEDLSDAPEVLSGVLKKMADRETPFTQAQAAWIKLTSAHELEIYLDGAGGGQGLTVKLSMDRWEVQLERLKVVWRDLLRRNEFDDAAIIAASGDKIWIKKRSAQAAG
- a CDS encoding dienelactone hydrolase family protein — protein: MKKLLIILSLLLIPQIAQALDGQPAEYEVGGRTFEGYYITPADKAPLVLLVHDWDGLTDYEVKRAGMLADRGYAVFAVDLFGKGVRPESTDERRRLTGELYADRQAMRERLTAGLNKAASLGADLSNAVAMGYCFGGTAVLELARSGAELKAFVPFHGGLATPEGQDYTAAKGFILVFHGTADQSVPMSQFASLAEELESAGVPHEMTTYSGAPHAFSVFGTDRYRKSADEKSWARFTGFLNQTLK
- the ftsZ gene encoding cell division protein FtsZ yields the protein MEYFEIEHETNAKIKVVGCGGGGGNAVNNMIQSALKGVKFIVANTDAQDIHKSLAEHKIQIGEKLTKGLGAGANPEIGRSAAEESMDQIREALDGSDMVFITAGMGGGTGTGSAPVVAQVAKELGALTVGVVTKPFYFEGKRRLQQAEEGTRALADVVDSIITIPNDRLLQLAAKKASFSDMLKKADEVLYYAVKGIADLITVHGLINLDFADVKAAMSNSGMALMGTGIASGESRAKEAAMKAITSPLLEDVSIEGAKGVLINITCGPDMLIDEVSEAADIIYKEAHDDAEIFFGTVFDPDAGDEMRITVIATGIEPAMEEPEPVLSKAEQQKLLLLGPRGVTKSAEQPRRAGHQRVLNTDRNIPAYLRKAGGELNTTELPNRQVTQRAVAGPGEEEFIFEEDNLDVPAFIRKNVD